One window of the Mixophyes fleayi isolate aMixFle1 chromosome 6, aMixFle1.hap1, whole genome shotgun sequence genome contains the following:
- the LOC142161098 gene encoding uncharacterized protein LOC142161098: protein MQGAVRTSQAKKKMKAVVQLSRIAVSAQKTSEVTDATPHSPWKKARIFPMILKKVKGSGKDSAYAKLASARQVEGDDSMVIKGSYFQKSTDKHSVTRKLDRALQRISAARKLQPRRKSVTSSTKTSTAESEKDEDEEDSDVSESERDESKSGVSISVTADSESDENEDSGKESSPRSSTSPSQADKDYLKVTLGQDETNESTVDSDEERDENLESEDDALSISKSIDSKQEETVDEDSEEEDERESGSVPSEKSSLHGEVSASEAESKTSLRSLDKKSDSSKEITDASSVRSENSDDVSRESVEESGHSSSKSSYRSKKSFVDSEIQSTIEEGSEEDQSAEEEEKDDISKASDVDSQEDLDDVSEASASRTSVKSEESRSRSSQLTDAQSNVKSEDDDEDDDNDEDDEDDDDDISHANSSLGKQSQSVTASQEADNVSQSSHDSLVQNSNQSTESNSISRKGSSYQSDTQDTGHGSDSDVSVSEAAADSTSF, encoded by the coding sequence ATGCAAGGAGCAGTTAGAACTAGTCAAGCAAAGAAAAAGATGAAGGCAGTTGTACAGTTAAGTCGAATTGCAGTCAGTGCTCAAAAGACCTCTGAGGTTACAGATGCTACTCCTCATTCTCCTTGGAAAAAAGCTAGAATATTTCCAATGATCCTCAAAAAAGTGAAAGGTAGTGGAAAAGACTCGGCATATGCTAAACTGGCCTCTGCACGTCAAGTTGAAGGTGATGACAGCATGGTTATTAAAGGAAGTTATTTCCAAAAGTCAACTGATAAGCACTCTGTCACCAGAAAACTTGACCGCGCCCTTCAACGCATTAGTGCGGCTCGAAAGCTTCAGCCACGTCGAAAATCAGTGACCTCTTCCACGAAAACTTCCACGGCTGAAAGTGAAAAAGACGAAGATGAGGAAGATTCAGATGTAAGTGAATCTGAAAGAGATGAGAGTAAATCTGGGGTTTCCATTAGTGTCACAGCAGATAGTGAATCTGATGAAAATGAAGATTCAGGCAAAGAATCATCTCCGAGGAGTAGTACTTCTCCATCTCAGGCAGATAAGGATTATTTAAAGGTAACATTGGGTCAGGATGAAACGAATGAAAGCACAGTGGATTCAGATGAAGAAAGAGATGAAAATTTGGAGTCAGAGGATGATGCACTTTCCATTTCTAAGTCGATAGATAGTAAGCAGGAAGAGACAGTAGATGAGGATTCAGAAGAGGAGGATGAGAGAGAATCTGGAAGTGTTCCTTCAGAAAAATCTAGTTTACACGGTGAAGTATCAGCATCTGAAGCAGAGTCCAAGACATCTTTGAGAAGTTTGGACAAAAAATCAGACAGCAGCAAAGAAATTACTGATGCTTCCAGTGTACGGAGTGAAAATAGTGATGATGTGAGCAGAGAATCAGTAGAAGAAAGTGGACATAGTAGTTCAAAATCTAGCTATAGGTCAAAGAAGTCATTTGTTGACAGTGAAATACAAAGTACTATTGAGGAAGGCTCTGAAGAGGACCAGTCAgcagaagaggaagaaaaagatGATATTAGTAAAGCCAGCGATGTTGACAGTCAAGAGGACTTAGATGACGTAAGTGAAGCATCTGCATCTAGGACATCAGTGAAAAGTGAAGAGAGTCGTAGTAGGAGCAGTCAGCTTACAGATGCACAAAGTAATGTAAaaagtgaggatgatgatgaggatgatgataatgatgaggatgatgaggatgatgatgatgatattagtcaTGCAAATTCATCTCTTGGCAAGCAAAGTCAAAGCGTCACAGCCAGCCAGGAAGCTGATAATGTATCCCAGTCTTCTCATGATTCTTTAGTCCAAAACTCAAATCAAAGTACAGAAAGTAACAGCATTAGCAGAAAAGGATCTTCTTACCAGTCGGATACACAAGACACTGGTCATGGATCGGACTCTGATGTGTCAGTTTCTGAAGCTGCTGCTGATTCCACATCATTTTGA